A single genomic interval of Lewinellaceae bacterium harbors:
- a CDS encoding uridine kinase produces the protein MKPLIVGITGGSGSGKTTFINHLRERFTRSELCIISQDDYYRPREEQVKDDRGVRNFDLPGSIDKKAFAEDIGRLIAGKAVHRKEYTFNNAAAKPRMLTFQPAPVVVVEGIFVFHFKKIRRLLDVKVFLHAKENLKVIRRIKRDQAERNYPLEDVLYRYEHHVLPTFERYIKPYMDEADLVVNNNQKFDWGLEILTGYLHSYMEKCGHSREGA, from the coding sequence ATGAAACCATTAATCGTTGGGATCACGGGAGGCAGTGGTTCCGGGAAGACTACTTTTATCAACCATCTACGGGAGCGGTTTACCCGATCCGAGCTCTGCATCATTTCTCAGGATGATTACTACCGGCCGAGGGAGGAGCAGGTGAAAGACGATAGGGGCGTGCGCAATTTTGACCTGCCCGGCTCCATAGATAAAAAAGCCTTCGCGGAGGACATCGGCCGCCTGATTGCCGGCAAGGCGGTGCACCGGAAAGAGTACACCTTCAACAACGCCGCCGCGAAGCCCAGGATGCTCACTTTTCAACCGGCGCCGGTCGTGGTGGTCGAAGGCATTTTTGTCTTTCACTTCAAAAAAATACGCAGGCTGCTGGACGTGAAGGTCTTCCTGCACGCCAAAGAAAACCTCAAAGTGATCCGCCGGATCAAAAGGGACCAGGCAGAGCGCAACTATCCGCTGGAAGATGTCCTCTACCGCTACGAGCATCACGTATTGCCCACCTTCGAAAGGTACATCAAGCCCTATATGGACGAAGCGGACCTCGTGGTCAACAACAACCAAAAATTCGACTGGGGGCTGGAAATCCTGACCGGATACCTGCACAGTTATATGGAAAAATGCGGACACAGCCGGGAAGGAGCCTGA
- a CDS encoding T9SS type A sorting domain-containing protein codes for MNRTLQLIAFFLLLSNQMMAQAIPCFNFEDIPAGTELGPASGNNPGDVLFSQAGIEVSIQEIQYADGTTGFHNAVIYGASTGWLDGQFLFMGNNSFQFDLSQADGALNQLCFDFFDGGGVENFAVNGSSVAVVQDFSEIANLSFPGVALTVDFSNTGSLERGTVCITGNIESLLIGGQEFGIDNVCAEAVLACPIANLQAEIVSCDENGNYNIEVDFDWLSPLTVIASFDILIEGEQAAFITQSDLPYLLEGVQPATDALEFTLAVCQNDNPNCCESIILQKQCPAGGCMEFEGLAEPVYGSSAGTPPGTAFYNESDIGLLLIPFQSLFWTTTYGDLIVLDAANNPEMTAASGQYLKFESVNAVFDLTAYPDPVDSVVVDFYYNGGPVNLAVNGSSILIQNVLAPGLYALAPGITLRVVFDGSGTTEGQLIFSGNVQSLLIGGAGDFRIDNLCVNPVQEPCRMGNMAIELGPCNSDGTFLATINFDYQGTSDSFQLFGPGVQGNYSYTDLPVAVGPVPNNNSGIYAFFAADLARGGCWVGDTIQAVPCTGCAFEGLTIDYLGQSVDGRNVIRLDLDLVRPTNADFFSVYFDGVLYERFSWNDVPLELQVPCNTPANDLVREITVCEGEDQCCVTLPLIYLEPCPGPCSIRNVEVQPGPCNPNNVFEVKLDFDYQNTSDTFELWLNGNATGRYYAYEDLPVVIGPFMAPTNELEFTVVDADHPDCSGSATLPAYNCGNPCDNLIDSVAYYLTDCNNDGRYTIVIDQLFPNPPNLAFLFFVSVDGVQVGSFSSASLPIDVGVYPGDGSAHTVAVYTQPAAACSYLFVTDPVNCGDDCPLQSAGLIEDVRCDDSGFYRARLRVEGAAVGDVLTITSNVTNFSMTAVYVDNFVVVEMPDTGQNFDELTVCLAPTTTNALCCVDVFFDYACRPCGISNVQLNPLDCNNDGGYLFTVDFEASGAFSDTFYLMAGDFYNASFQYSDLPVTLGPLPGNGQPVGVWINDGSQLCQADLDMLAPNCACPWFGGVAVSPNACRDDGTFTAMLDIATPAPAIDITFVVESENYREEFSFADLPVEIGPFPGTGGPRTLHIVIPGTDCQETVTFITPDCGNGGCAFTNVVAEPHGCDGNQFLIDVEVRAVNPGALGYFIFADGQINGPYSYNEPFVTIGPFEGDGATVYDLLILDIEDPSCFGYVEVGPIDCGMTCDINNLLVQPLGCNTDGTYNVFLNFEVDFPGNDFFEVYGRNGDLIDFYRLNERPIVIEGLRPSGSGEGYLRVCINDRPNCCEAIEFPEPDCTDECRISDVRVEFDHCDADGNFYVRLSFNSENVPGAGFRVFGNGQDYGVFSYTMPFPVIVGPIAPTGTLAYELIVADLDNPDCRGFTTFGAFDCNGDTEVCITFDEFETAVNDTVHLAIGSPRDSIYDEEGVVFHAVPIPLGNNTNYFEWVAGSAGAPCGLAAVDGNLFINGGVEMDFSQFATVPTTISFDFSFCNTSSVVPQIVLGVNGELYSGLITDLPDNLPGGISIEFIPLVNSLTQGQVILSGPIEHLLIGGQRIFIDNLCFNQPEPPVDDCISFDVYDGFPTDTLADFGQPQDMRYEEDGVVVTARRIEWNGGANFFTGVYAFEDDNCGFGDDDASLSFGGALRFNFAGLPSLPERVAFDLAFCPGQEQNILLVVNNGDYRGPIANLPDMLANVAIAATSLTPNGNIWRVELTGTVEAFEIGGSGLAIDDVCFDNAPQEEEVWPGDANADNIAHHIDLLNIGLAYGFQGQPRFEDGASWMGVTAGDWPQAFANGANYKHADCNGDGVVDENDRQVLLQNYGLTHGPLSAVPSLPGTDIDPPAYIDFPAVIPAGASFNIPIVVGSQGLPIQDVYGIAFTVVYDPQVIDASALNISYPVSWFGEPGVNTISIDRTYAAEGRIEMAITRTDQNNVSGYGPVAFLIGIIDDIAGFKPFSAVSIENIVAISVDEEPIPVQGRAIEFELQYKEEEPPADAKGVFSIFPNPATDWVTVASKYGYQPEQLTLLTLDGREVKAPQEENRRISLRGLAAGTYILSIRTGDTRVHKLVVKD; via the coding sequence ATGAACAGAACTCTACAACTGATCGCCTTTTTCCTTTTGCTGTCCAACCAAATGATGGCCCAAGCCATCCCTTGTTTCAATTTCGAGGATATTCCTGCCGGCACCGAACTGGGGCCAGCCTCGGGAAATAATCCGGGAGACGTCCTCTTCTCTCAGGCTGGGATTGAAGTGAGCATCCAGGAAATCCAGTACGCCGATGGTACCACCGGCTTCCACAATGCCGTAATCTACGGCGCCAGCACTGGTTGGCTCGACGGGCAATTCCTTTTTATGGGAAACAACAGCTTTCAATTTGACCTCTCTCAGGCCGACGGCGCCCTCAATCAGTTGTGCTTCGATTTTTTTGATGGGGGAGGAGTGGAGAATTTTGCGGTTAACGGCTCTTCCGTGGCTGTAGTGCAGGATTTCTCCGAGATCGCCAACCTTTCCTTCCCGGGAGTTGCCCTAACCGTCGACTTTAGCAACACCGGCTCCCTGGAACGTGGAACCGTCTGCATTACAGGCAATATCGAGAGCCTGCTCATCGGCGGGCAGGAGTTCGGCATCGACAACGTTTGTGCGGAGGCCGTGCTGGCCTGCCCCATCGCCAACCTGCAGGCTGAAATCGTCAGCTGTGACGAAAATGGCAATTACAATATAGAAGTGGACTTCGACTGGCTGAGCCCCCTCACGGTGATTGCCAGTTTCGATATCCTGATCGAAGGGGAGCAGGCTGCCTTCATCACTCAATCGGATTTGCCCTACCTGCTCGAAGGCGTGCAGCCGGCTACCGACGCGCTGGAGTTTACCCTTGCCGTTTGCCAGAATGACAACCCGAATTGTTGCGAATCCATCATCCTGCAAAAGCAATGCCCGGCGGGCGGCTGCATGGAGTTTGAAGGGTTGGCAGAACCGGTTTACGGCAGCTCTGCCGGCACGCCTCCCGGCACGGCGTTTTACAACGAAAGCGATATCGGCCTGCTGCTGATCCCCTTTCAGAGCCTGTTCTGGACCACTACCTACGGCGACCTGATCGTGCTCGACGCCGCCAACAACCCGGAAATGACGGCCGCCTCGGGCCAATACCTCAAATTTGAATCCGTCAACGCGGTTTTCGACCTGACTGCTTATCCCGATCCGGTAGACAGCGTGGTGGTGGATTTCTACTACAACGGCGGCCCCGTCAACCTGGCCGTCAACGGCTCCAGTATTCTTATTCAAAATGTGCTGGCCCCGGGCTTGTACGCCCTGGCCCCGGGCATTACCCTTCGGGTGGTCTTCGACGGTTCGGGCACGACCGAGGGCCAGCTGATTTTCAGCGGCAACGTGCAGAGCCTGCTCATCGGCGGCGCCGGAGATTTCCGCATCGACAACCTGTGCGTGAACCCGGTGCAGGAGCCTTGCCGGATGGGCAATATGGCCATCGAACTGGGGCCTTGCAACAGCGACGGCACCTTCCTCGCCACCATCAACTTTGATTACCAGGGCACTTCCGATAGTTTCCAGCTCTTTGGGCCGGGCGTACAAGGAAACTATTCCTACACCGACCTGCCGGTTGCGGTAGGGCCAGTGCCGAACAACAACTCCGGCATATACGCCTTCTTCGCCGCCGACCTGGCCCGGGGCGGATGCTGGGTGGGCGACACCATTCAAGCCGTACCCTGCACCGGCTGTGCCTTTGAGGGCCTGACGATCGATTACCTGGGGCAGTCGGTGGACGGCCGGAATGTCATCCGGCTCGATCTCGACCTGGTGCGGCCTACCAATGCCGACTTCTTCAGCGTCTATTTCGACGGAGTACTCTACGAGCGCTTCAGTTGGAATGACGTGCCTCTGGAGTTGCAAGTACCTTGCAATACCCCCGCCAATGACCTGGTACGAGAGATTACAGTGTGTGAAGGGGAAGACCAGTGCTGCGTAACCCTGCCTTTGATCTACCTGGAGCCCTGCCCCGGGCCCTGCTCCATCCGCAATGTAGAGGTTCAGCCCGGCCCCTGCAATCCCAACAACGTCTTTGAAGTAAAGCTCGACTTCGACTATCAGAACACCTCCGATACCTTCGAATTGTGGCTCAACGGCAACGCCACCGGGCGCTATTACGCCTATGAGGACCTGCCGGTGGTGATCGGGCCGTTCATGGCGCCCACTAACGAACTGGAGTTTACCGTTGTAGATGCCGATCATCCTGATTGTTCGGGTTCGGCGACATTGCCGGCCTACAACTGCGGCAACCCCTGCGACAACTTAATTGACAGCGTGGCCTACTACCTAACAGATTGCAATAATGATGGCCGCTATACCATTGTTATTGACCAATTATTCCCAAACCCTCCCAACCTGGCCTTTTTGTTTTTCGTCAGCGTCGATGGAGTGCAGGTTGGCAGCTTTTCCTCCGCCAGCCTGCCCATCGACGTGGGCGTTTACCCCGGTGACGGCTCGGCCCATACGGTTGCCGTTTACACCCAGCCTGCTGCAGCCTGCAGCTACCTGTTCGTCACCGATCCGGTCAACTGTGGCGACGACTGCCCCCTGCAGTCTGCCGGCTTGATCGAGGACGTCCGATGCGATGATTCCGGGTTCTACCGCGCCAGGTTGAGAGTGGAAGGCGCAGCCGTCGGCGATGTCCTCACCATTACCTCCAATGTTACCAACTTCTCCATGACGGCTGTTTATGTCGATAATTTCGTTGTGGTGGAAATGCCCGATACCGGCCAGAATTTCGACGAGCTGACGGTGTGCCTGGCGCCTACGACGACCAATGCGCTCTGCTGTGTTGATGTTTTCTTTGATTATGCCTGCCGCCCCTGCGGTATCTCCAACGTTCAGCTGAATCCGTTGGATTGCAACAACGACGGCGGCTACCTCTTTACGGTTGACTTTGAGGCGTCCGGCGCTTTTAGCGATACGTTCTACCTGATGGCCGGCGACTTCTACAACGCTTCTTTCCAGTACAGCGACCTGCCCGTCACCCTGGGCCCATTGCCGGGCAACGGGCAGCCGGTCGGCGTGTGGATCAACGACGGCAGCCAGCTCTGCCAGGCAGACCTGGACATGTTGGCGCCCAATTGTGCCTGCCCCTGGTTTGGCGGAGTTGCCGTTTCGCCGAATGCCTGCCGGGACGACGGCACGTTCACCGCTATGCTGGATATCGCTACCCCGGCCCCGGCTATAGATATTACTTTCGTCGTGGAGTCGGAAAACTACCGGGAAGAATTTTCCTTTGCGGATTTGCCGGTGGAGATCGGGCCCTTCCCCGGCACCGGCGGGCCGAGGACGCTGCACATCGTCATTCCAGGCACCGACTGCCAGGAGACGGTAACGTTTATAACGCCGGATTGCGGCAACGGCGGCTGCGCCTTTACCAATGTGGTCGCCGAGCCACACGGCTGCGACGGGAACCAGTTTTTGATCGACGTGGAAGTGCGGGCGGTCAATCCCGGAGCGTTGGGCTACTTCATCTTTGCCGACGGGCAGATCAACGGGCCCTATTCCTATAACGAGCCTTTTGTCACCATTGGCCCATTCGAAGGAGATGGGGCGACGGTCTATGACTTGCTTATTCTGGACATCGAAGACCCCTCCTGTTTTGGTTACGTAGAAGTGGGGCCCATCGATTGCGGCATGACTTGCGATATCAACAACCTGCTGGTGCAGCCCCTGGGCTGCAACACGGATGGGACCTACAACGTTTTCCTCAATTTCGAGGTCGACTTCCCCGGCAATGACTTTTTCGAGGTCTACGGCCGGAATGGCGATTTAATCGATTTTTACCGCCTCAACGAGCGGCCCATCGTCATCGAAGGCCTGCGGCCGTCGGGTTCCGGCGAAGGCTACCTTCGGGTGTGCATCAACGACCGGCCCAACTGCTGCGAGGCGATCGAATTCCCCGAGCCGGATTGTACGGATGAATGCCGGATTTCCGATGTGCGGGTTGAATTCGACCACTGCGATGCCGACGGGAATTTCTACGTGCGGCTCAGCTTTAATTCTGAGAATGTGCCTGGCGCCGGCTTCCGGGTATTTGGCAATGGGCAGGACTACGGCGTTTTCAGTTACACCATGCCCTTCCCGGTCATCGTCGGCCCCATTGCGCCCACCGGCACCCTGGCCTACGAGCTGATCGTGGCCGACCTGGACAACCCGGACTGCAGGGGCTTTACCACCTTCGGAGCTTTTGATTGCAATGGCGATACGGAAGTGTGCATTACTTTCGACGAGTTCGAAACGGCAGTGAATGACACCGTTCACCTGGCTATTGGTTCTCCCCGGGATTCTATCTATGATGAGGAGGGAGTGGTATTCCATGCAGTGCCTATTCCATTAGGCAACAATACCAATTACTTTGAATGGGTAGCTGGTTCTGCCGGTGCTCCCTGTGGCCTGGCAGCGGTTGACGGCAACCTATTTATAAACGGCGGCGTTGAAATGGATTTCAGCCAGTTCGCTACCGTTCCGACTACCATCTCTTTCGATTTTTCCTTCTGCAATACTTCCAGTGTTGTTCCGCAGATTGTCCTTGGCGTTAATGGAGAGTTGTACAGCGGCCTCATCACTGACCTGCCGGACAACCTGCCGGGCGGCATCAGCATTGAATTCATTCCGCTGGTCAATTCGCTTACTCAAGGGCAGGTCATCCTGAGCGGGCCAATCGAGCATTTGCTCATTGGCGGACAGAGGATATTCATTGACAACCTCTGTTTCAACCAGCCGGAACCGCCGGTCGACGATTGCATCAGTTTCGATGTGTACGACGGCTTTCCCACCGATACCCTGGCTGATTTTGGCCAGCCCCAGGACATGAGGTACGAGGAAGACGGCGTAGTGGTCACCGCCCGCCGGATCGAATGGAACGGGGGGGCAAACTTCTTCACCGGCGTGTACGCCTTTGAAGATGACAACTGCGGGTTTGGCGACGATGACGCCTCGCTTTCTTTTGGCGGCGCCCTGCGGTTCAACTTTGCAGGACTGCCCAGCCTTCCGGAGAGGGTGGCTTTCGACCTGGCATTCTGCCCCGGGCAAGAACAAAATATATTGCTGGTCGTAAACAATGGAGACTATCGGGGCCCTATCGCGAATCTTCCGGATATGCTGGCGAACGTGGCCATTGCTGCCACAAGCCTTACACCCAACGGCAACATCTGGCGGGTAGAACTGACGGGTACGGTCGAGGCATTCGAGATCGGCGGCAGCGGCCTGGCCATCGACGATGTGTGTTTCGACAATGCTCCTCAGGAAGAAGAAGTCTGGCCCGGCGACGCCAACGCCGACAACATCGCCCACCACATCGACCTGCTAAACATCGGCCTGGCCTACGGCTTCCAGGGGCAGCCCCGCTTTGAAGACGGCGCCAGCTGGATGGGCGTTACCGCCGGCGACTGGCCGCAGGCCTTTGCCAACGGCGCCAACTACAAGCATGCCGACTGCAACGGCGACGGGGTAGTGGACGAAAACGACCGGCAGGTGCTGCTGCAGAACTACGGCCTGACCCACGGGCCCTTGTCGGCAGTGCCTTCCCTGCCCGGCACAGACATCGACCCGCCGGCTTACATCGACTTCCCGGCCGTGATCCCGGCGGGCGCTTCCTTCAATATTCCAATCGTAGTAGGCTCGCAGGGCCTGCCCATACAGGATGTATACGGCATCGCCTTTACAGTAGTGTATGACCCACAGGTCATCGACGCCAGCGCCCTGAACATCAGCTACCCCGTCAGCTGGTTCGGCGAACCGGGCGTCAACACCATTTCCATCGACCGCACCTACGCCGCAGAAGGCCGCATCGAGATGGCCATCACCCGCACCGACCAGAACAACGTTTCGGGCTACGGCCCGGTGGCTTTCCTGATCGGCATCATCGACGATATTGCCGGATTCAAGCCGTTTTCAGCGGTATCCATCGAGAATATAGTGGCCATCAGCGTAGATGAAGAACCGATACCGGTACAGGGCCGCGCCATTGAGTTTGAACTGCAATACAAAGAGGAAGAGCCGCCTGCGGACGCCAAGGGTGTATTCTCCATATTCCCCAACCCCGCCACCGACTGGGTGACCGTGGCCTCCAAATACGGCTACCAGCCCGAGCAGCTCACCCTGCTAACGCTGGATGGAAGAGAAGTCAAAGCGCCGCAGGAGGAGAACCGCCGCATATCGCTTCGGGGCCTGGCCGCAGGTACTTATATACTGAGTATCCGGACGGGGGATACGCGGGTGCATAAGTTGGTGGTGAAAGATTGA
- a CDS encoding VOC family protein has product MHPIHHLLESPSPFLDRLFAALEKAKVGVSNYELDHLCYRVESRERYEELKAALSTLGKLLSEKEIGGRPIATFKLKEPILYQGRRIWCLEIPSPKPGSPYPEGYEHAEFVIHQCFPDFMGQHPTADFDTMALGKRINPEVRLQFEGFSVKFHRQSLEYVIRYLE; this is encoded by the coding sequence ATGCACCCCATACATCATTTACTCGAAAGCCCTTCTCCTTTTCTGGATCGGCTATTTGCCGCTCTGGAAAAGGCAAAGGTTGGCGTTTCGAACTACGAGCTGGACCACCTCTGCTACCGGGTAGAGAGCCGGGAGCGGTACGAGGAGCTAAAAGCCGCCCTTTCCACGCTGGGAAAGCTGCTCTCCGAAAAGGAGATCGGCGGCCGGCCCATCGCTACCTTCAAACTAAAAGAACCCATCCTTTACCAGGGCCGCCGAATCTGGTGCCTGGAGATTCCCTCCCCCAAGCCGGGCAGCCCCTACCCGGAAGGCTACGAGCACGCCGAGTTTGTCATCCATCAGTGCTTCCCGGATTTTATGGGGCAGCATCCCACCGCAGATTTTGACACAATGGCTCTCGGCAAAAGGATCAATCCGGAAGTGCGCCTGCAATTTGAGGGCTTCAGCGTGAAGTTTCACCGGCAGAGTTTGGAGTATGTGATCCGGTATTTGGAGTAG
- a CDS encoding septal ring lytic transglycosylase RlpA family protein: MRKATLILASLFLSFFSLQAQVETGTAVYYADALNGQRTAFGEIYRMDGFSAAHKSYPLGTVIRVTRTDNNRYVNVRVNDRIAANSRDIVSLSKAAAQQIGLVESGRTQVRVERVGYSPANPNAAADSYASTPPSSYNYYGGAPNPYENISPSPNITPKGYGNPETSAALRASSYILSPTTIGYGIQLASFKKVENAVEHIEKLIGGGVENAYIWQKDGNNRVVIASFPDKTSAGRYLDMFKTRYRMNGIIVGFN; this comes from the coding sequence ATGAGAAAGGCCACATTAATCCTGGCATCCTTATTCCTGTCTTTTTTCAGCCTGCAGGCGCAGGTGGAAACCGGCACGGCTGTGTATTACGCCGATGCTCTGAACGGCCAACGGACGGCTTTCGGCGAAATCTATCGCATGGATGGATTCTCCGCCGCCCACAAGAGTTACCCTCTGGGCACAGTAATACGGGTTACCCGTACGGATAACAACCGCTATGTCAACGTGCGGGTCAATGACCGGATCGCGGCCAACAGCCGGGACATCGTCAGCTTGTCCAAAGCGGCGGCGCAGCAAATCGGGCTGGTGGAGTCGGGCCGGACCCAGGTGCGCGTAGAACGGGTAGGCTATTCTCCGGCCAATCCCAATGCCGCCGCAGATTCGTACGCCTCTACCCCGCCCAGCAGCTATAATTACTACGGCGGAGCGCCTAATCCCTATGAAAACATCAGCCCCAGCCCCAATATTACGCCCAAGGGTTACGGCAATCCGGAAACGAGCGCCGCCCTGAGAGCGTCGAGCTACATCCTTTCGCCGACCACCATCGGTTACGGCATTCAGCTGGCTTCCTTCAAGAAGGTAGAGAATGCCGTGGAACACATCGAAAAACTGATAGGCGGAGGCGTTGAGAATGCCTACATCTGGCAAAAAGACGGCAACAACCGCGTGGTAATTGCTTCCTTCCCGGATAAAACCAGCGCCGGCCGCTACCTCGATATGTTCAAAACCCGGTACAGGATGAACGGCATTATTGTCGGTTTCAACTGA
- a CDS encoding Na+ dependent nucleoside transporter, whose translation MEFLIGLLRGALGVFVLLAACYLMSANRKAIQWRIIAVGIAMQVVLAIAILKVPLIKIAFDFVASFFVVVLDFTEAGANFVLGKWPAVVQVSDGASGDVVTVGYIFAFKVLPTIVFFSALSSVLYYLGILQVIIKGFAWVMTRTMKLTGAESLAAAANVFIGQTEAPLVIKPYLEGMSRSEILCLMTGGMATIAGGVFAAYVGFLGGSDPAARQLFATHLLTASIISAPAAIVAAKMLYPETREVDMEHQKLDIPRQDIGSNLLDAISRGTTDGLRLAINVGAMLLVFTAFIAMLNYILINGVGSWTGLNEYVVQQTDGRFAGFNMEYLLGIVFAPVAWLLGVHSDDILLVGQLLGLKTTLNEFFAYAALEGIKDQMSYKSLLISTYALCGFANFASIGIQIGGIGAIAPGQRQALTELGIKALIGGTVACFLTAAIAGVLF comes from the coding sequence ATGGAATTTCTAATTGGGCTGCTGCGTGGCGCCCTCGGTGTATTTGTGCTTTTAGCTGCCTGTTACCTCATGAGCGCCAACCGGAAGGCCATTCAATGGAGGATTATCGCCGTTGGCATCGCGATGCAGGTCGTGCTGGCCATTGCCATTTTGAAAGTTCCTCTTATAAAGATAGCGTTTGACTTCGTCGCCAGCTTTTTCGTAGTGGTGCTCGATTTTACGGAGGCCGGCGCCAATTTCGTGCTGGGCAAATGGCCGGCAGTGGTGCAGGTGAGCGACGGCGCCTCGGGCGATGTAGTTACGGTGGGTTATATTTTCGCTTTTAAAGTACTGCCGACCATCGTCTTTTTTTCGGCCCTCTCTTCGGTTTTGTACTACCTGGGCATCCTTCAGGTCATCATCAAAGGTTTTGCCTGGGTGATGACGCGCACGATGAAGCTCACCGGCGCGGAAAGCCTGGCGGCCGCCGCCAATGTTTTCATCGGGCAGACGGAAGCGCCGCTTGTCATAAAACCATACCTGGAAGGCATGTCCCGCTCGGAAATCCTTTGCCTGATGACCGGGGGCATGGCTACCATAGCCGGCGGCGTATTCGCCGCTTACGTAGGCTTCCTCGGCGGTTCAGACCCGGCTGCCAGGCAGCTCTTCGCCACCCACCTGCTCACGGCTTCCATCATCTCGGCGCCGGCCGCTATTGTTGCGGCCAAAATGTTGTACCCCGAAACTCGGGAGGTAGACATGGAGCACCAAAAGCTGGATATTCCCAGGCAAGACATCGGCAGCAACCTGCTGGACGCCATCTCCAGAGGCACCACCGACGGCCTGAGGCTGGCCATCAACGTAGGCGCCATGTTGCTCGTCTTTACGGCTTTTATCGCCATGCTCAACTACATCCTGATCAATGGCGTAGGCAGCTGGACGGGCCTCAATGAATACGTGGTGCAGCAGACCGACGGCCGGTTTGCAGGGTTTAACATGGAATACCTCCTGGGCATCGTATTCGCTCCGGTAGCCTGGCTGCTCGGCGTTCATTCCGACGACATCCTCCTGGTAGGGCAACTGCTGGGGCTCAAAACCACCCTCAATGAGTTTTTCGCCTACGCCGCCCTGGAAGGCATCAAAGACCAGATGAGCTACAAATCGCTCCTTATTTCCACCTATGCGCTCTGTGGCTTTGCCAACTTTGCCTCCATCGGCATACAGATCGGCGGCATCGGGGCCATCGCTCCGGGGCAACGCCAGGCCCTCACCGAGTTGGGCATCAAAGCCCTGATCGGCGGCACAGTAGCGTGTTTCCTGACGGCGGCTATTGCGGGGGTGTTGTTTTAG
- a CDS encoding DinB family protein: MTPSLDQRLKKMDRRLEGLLDQLSAYDNEALNRKPADGGWSALQVMHHLLLAEEGSVKYVKKKLSFNPELEPAGFSSAWRAFLLNFYFLLPLKFKAPPGVGDDVLPAQSDFKEVSDRWLASRKALREYMEGLSPDLFQKSIYRHPFAGRMSLEGMVRFFDGHFERHRKQIERVIRETAG; the protein is encoded by the coding sequence ATGACACCCTCCCTTGATCAACGCCTGAAAAAGATGGACCGGCGGCTGGAAGGCCTGCTGGATCAGCTTTCGGCTTACGACAATGAAGCGCTCAACCGCAAGCCTGCCGACGGCGGCTGGTCGGCCCTGCAGGTCATGCACCACCTCCTGCTGGCGGAAGAAGGCTCCGTAAAATACGTCAAAAAGAAGCTGAGCTTTAATCCCGAACTGGAACCTGCCGGATTTTCCAGCGCCTGGCGCGCCTTTTTGCTGAATTTTTACTTCCTGCTCCCCCTCAAATTCAAAGCCCCTCCTGGCGTAGGAGACGATGTCCTCCCGGCGCAGTCTGATTTTAAAGAGGTTTCGGATCGTTGGCTGGCCAGCCGAAAAGCCCTGCGGGAATACATGGAGGGCTTATCTCCGGATTTGTTCCAAAAGTCCATCTACCGGCACCCTTTCGCCGGGAGGATGAGCCTGGAAGGCATGGTGCGGTTCTTCGACGGCCATTTCGAACGGCATAGGAAGCAGATAGAGCGGGTGATCCGGGAAACGGCGGGGTGA
- a CDS encoding NUDIX hydrolase yields the protein MKSPWKTRSSKLVYDNPWIQVTHREVVTPAGTDGIYGLVHFKNLAIGIVPLDEEENTWLVGQYRYTLEQYSWEIPEGGCLIGAESPLESAQRELAEETGIRARRWMRILDLHTSNSVTDEAGMAFLARDLSFGPARPEETEELKVKKLPFREALEMVFRGEITDALSMVALMRVGYLLGGG from the coding sequence ATGAAAAGCCCCTGGAAAACACGCTCCAGCAAACTGGTATACGACAACCCCTGGATTCAGGTCACCCACCGCGAGGTGGTCACGCCCGCCGGCACGGATGGCATCTACGGCCTGGTCCATTTCAAGAACCTGGCCATCGGCATTGTGCCCCTGGACGAGGAGGAAAATACCTGGCTGGTGGGCCAATACCGCTACACCCTGGAGCAATACAGTTGGGAAATTCCGGAAGGAGGCTGCCTGATCGGCGCCGAAAGCCCGCTGGAAAGCGCCCAAAGAGAGCTGGCGGAAGAAACCGGCATCCGCGCCCGGAGGTGGATGAGAATACTGGATTTGCATACTTCCAATTCGGTAACCGACGAAGCCGGCATGGCCTTCCTGGCAAGGGATCTGTCTTTCGGCCCGGCCCGGCCGGAGGAGACGGAGGAGCTGAAGGTCAAAAAACTCCCCTTCCGGGAAGCCCTGGAGATGGTGTTCCGGGGGGAGATCACCGATGCCCTTTCGATGGTGGCCCTGATGCGGGTGGGGTATTTGTTGGGAGGGGGGTAA